The following are encoded together in the Pleurocapsa sp. FMAR1 genome:
- a CDS encoding response regulator, giving the protein MISITVLVIDDDSDFSRLVKFVLEYDTNWKILTASNGETGLTKARSQQPSIILLDMVMPGLDGLEVYYLLKSNPITRSIPIIFVTAMVSMEKIIKLQITEDIQVITKPFDILTLKNQVINACDRYLDVRSQIRLAFLNGMP; this is encoded by the coding sequence ATGATTTCCATAACTGTTTTAGTTATTGATGACGACAGTGATTTTAGCAGGTTAGTAAAATTCGTTTTAGAATACGATACCAATTGGAAAATTTTGACGGCCTCCAATGGAGAAACAGGTTTGACTAAAGCGCGATCGCAACAACCAAGCATTATCTTACTTGATATGGTCATGCCTGGCTTAGATGGTTTAGAAGTTTATTATTTACTCAAGTCTAATCCGATTACCCGTTCTATTCCGATCATTTTTGTAACCGCTATGGTCAGTATGGAAAAAATAATTAAGCTGCAAATTACTGAAGATATACAAGTAATTACCAAGCCTTTTGACATTCTGACCTTAAAGAACCAAGTGATTAATGCCTGCGATCGCTATCTTGATGTGCGTTCCCAAATTCGCCTGGCTTTCCTAAACGGAATGCCCTAG